The following proteins are co-located in the Halarcobacter sp. genome:
- the htpX gene encoding zinc metalloprotease HtpX encodes MEQVKTIFLLTLLTVLFVSIGFYFGGTNGMLIAFLLAGGMNFYAYYYSDKQVLKHYNATPIEDVHHPVYRITQKLVQKANLPMPKVYLIPDHTPNAFATGRNYENAAVAVTMGLYEMLNEKELEGVIAHELSHIKHYDMLIGTIAAVFAGAIAMIANMMQFSAMFGGSNNRQGGNPIIMILMAILLPLAASIIQMTVSRSREFMADEGAARMTGNVEGLQSALAKLDNYARGGHPIHNATEQTAHMFIINPFSGMKDSFGSLFRTHPSTEDRIARLEELKYDL; translated from the coding sequence ATGGAACAAGTTAAAACAATATTTTTATTAACTCTTTTGACTGTGCTATTTGTATCTATAGGGTTTTATTTTGGAGGTACAAATGGTATGCTAATAGCGTTCTTATTAGCAGGAGGAATGAACTTTTATGCATATTATTATTCTGATAAACAAGTTCTAAAACATTATAATGCTACACCTATTGAGGATGTACATCATCCTGTTTATAGAATTACACAAAAATTAGTTCAAAAAGCTAATTTACCTATGCCTAAAGTGTATTTAATCCCTGATCATACACCAAATGCCTTTGCAACAGGAAGAAATTATGAAAATGCAGCAGTTGCAGTTACTATGGGATTATATGAGATGCTAAATGAAAAAGAGCTAGAAGGTGTTATTGCCCATGAGTTATCTCATATAAAACATTATGATATGCTAATAGGAACTATTGCAGCAGTATTTGCAGGTGCCATTGCTATGATTGCTAATATGATGCAATTTTCAGCAATGTTTGGAGGAAGTAATAATAGACAAGGTGGAAATCCTATTATTATGATTCTTATGGCTATATTATTACCTTTAGCAGCATCAATTATTCAAATGACAGTTAGTAGAAGTCGTGAATTTATGGCAGATGAAGGTGCCGCTAGAATGACAGGAAATGTAGAAGGTTTACAAAGTGCTTTAGCAAAACTTGATAATTATGCAAGAGGAGGGCACCCAATACATAATGCTACAGAACAAACAGCACATATGTTTATAATCAATCCTTTTTCTGGTATGAAAGATAGTTTTGGTTCATTATTTAGAACTCATCCTTCAACTGAGGATAGAATAGCTAGATTAGAAGAATTAAAATACGATTTATAA
- a CDS encoding DUF134 domain-containing protein, protein MAREKLQRKLELKPVSKYFGPKDIKAKQDVILLHEELEAIHLMDSFCMYQEDAAKKMNVSRATFARIIKSARKKISLALITGSNIKVHEIKNEFHVAVCSNSNTELEYAGPEAKYVWIFFIKDYKLKSANCIANPAYNNEDDAPCNVLPDILYDFTVNYFLIEDIDYDLKISLIAKGIYPILQEEVTQDGLVGIFQ, encoded by the coding sequence ATGGCAAGAGAAAAACTACAAAGAAAGTTAGAATTAAAGCCTGTATCAAAATATTTTGGCCCTAAAGATATAAAGGCAAAACAAGATGTAATACTGTTACATGAAGAGTTAGAAGCAATACATTTAATGGATTCTTTTTGTATGTATCAAGAAGATGCTGCAAAAAAAATGAATGTTTCTAGAGCTACATTTGCAAGAATTATAAAAAGTGCTAGAAAAAAAATATCTCTAGCTCTAATTACAGGAAGTAACATTAAAGTTCATGAGATTAAAAATGAATTTCATGTTGCGGTATGTTCAAATAGTAATACTGAACTTGAATATGCTGGTCCAGAAGCAAAATATGTTTGGATATTTTTTATTAAAGATTATAAGCTAAAGTCTGCAAATTGTATAGCAAACCCTGCATACAACAATGAAGATGATGCTCCATGTAATGTCTTACCTGACATTTTATATGATTTTACAGTAAATTATTTTTTAATAGAAGATATCGATTACGATTTAAAAATCTCTTTAATTGCAAAAGGTATTTATCCTATCTTACAAGAAGAAGTTACACAAGATGGCCTTGTAGGGATTTTTCAATAG
- a CDS encoding metal/formaldehyde-sensitive transcriptional repressor: MAYCCDVERKKLQNRINRISGQVNSLKNKFNDESFHLDSDPYETIRQLTAIKGAVNGMITSYIEHYAKGHMINKVRNGSDIEAEAQIDNLLEIIKVYGK; encoded by the coding sequence ATGGCATATTGTTGTGATGTAGAACGAAAAAAACTTCAAAATAGGATTAACCGAATATCGGGTCAAGTAAATTCTTTAAAGAATAAATTTAATGATGAATCCTTTCATTTAGATAGTGACCCTTATGAGACAATTAGGCAACTTACTGCCATAAAAGGTGCTGTTAATGGAATGATTACTTCATATATTGAACACTATGCAAAAGGTCATATGATTAACAAAGTTAGAAATGGAAGTGATATTGAAGCAGAAGCTCAAATAGATAATCTATTAGAGATAATAAAAGTATATGGAAAATAA
- a CDS encoding histidine phosphatase family protein has product MKKLFLIRHGKSDWSNENLEDFDRPLNARGKKNAPFMGEILYKKNIYPDVIISSPAYRARDTAKKIAKKVGYHEDIIYNEYLYGASLKTILDVVTFIEDEYDDVFLVGHNPSLNLLAFYLIDFNDNLPTCGILEITFDCDSWREITKKNAQLVSYEYPKKIY; this is encoded by the coding sequence ATGAAAAAACTCTTTTTAATAAGACATGGGAAATCTGATTGGTCAAATGAAAATCTAGAAGATTTTGATAGACCTTTAAATGCAAGAGGAAAAAAAAATGCTCCATTTATGGGGGAGATTTTATATAAAAAAAATATCTATCCTGATGTAATAATCTCTTCACCTGCATATAGGGCAAGAGATACAGCAAAAAAAATAGCAAAAAAAGTTGGTTATCATGAAGATATTATCTATAATGAGTATCTTTATGGAGCATCACTAAAAACTATTTTAGATGTTGTAACTTTTATTGAAGATGAATATGATGATGTATTTTTAGTTGGACATAATCCTTCTCTTAATCTTCTGGCTTTTTATCTTATTGACTTTAATGATAACCTTCCAACTTGTGGTATTTTAGAAATAACATTTGATTGTGATTCATGGAGAGAGATTACAAAAAAGAATGCACAACTTGTATCTTATGAATACCCAAAAAAAATTTATTAA
- a CDS encoding cation diffusion facilitator family transporter — protein sequence METCKFGLNEHKPYLGDTHHHDHDEHHHDNGHSHDHRKADKKVLKWALSITLITMFTEFFYGFLSNSLALISDAIHMFTHSFALIISLVAIIIANKKAPIEKTFGYYRIEVLAAFINGITIILSIFWILYEAVERFFNPQTIDIKMAMIVATIGLIVNIITGVILMQGDKENINLKSAFVHMLSDALSSVAIIIGYIVIHFTSWYFIDVILAILVALVIGKWAKDILKNSINTLMEGSPVDLKEIKSFIEKHEEVIELHDIHIWEITQDMYNMTAHVKIDKNSFDKYEKILHEINHDLKEKFKIVHTTFQFEW from the coding sequence ATGGAAACTTGCAAATTTGGATTAAATGAACATAAACCTTATCTAGGTGATACTCATCATCACGATCACGATGAACATCATCATGACAATGGGCATTCCCATGACCATAGAAAAGCTGATAAAAAAGTTTTGAAATGGGCGTTATCAATAACATTAATTACTATGTTTACTGAATTTTTTTATGGTTTTTTATCAAATTCTTTAGCTTTGATTTCCGATGCAATTCATATGTTTACCCATTCTTTTGCTTTAATTATCTCTTTAGTAGCTATTATAATTGCAAATAAAAAAGCACCTATTGAAAAAACATTTGGATACTATAGAATTGAAGTTTTAGCTGCATTTATAAATGGAATTACAATTATATTATCAATATTTTGGATTTTATATGAAGCTGTTGAAAGATTTTTTAATCCACAAACAATAGATATAAAAATGGCAATGATAGTTGCAACTATAGGATTAATTGTTAATATTATCACTGGTGTAATTTTAATGCAAGGGGATAAAGAAAATATAAATCTAAAATCAGCATTTGTACATATGCTTAGTGATGCTTTATCATCTGTTGCAATTATTATTGGATATATTGTGATACATTTTACTTCATGGTATTTTATAGATGTTATTTTAGCAATTTTAGTTGCGCTAGTAATTGGTAAATGGGCAAAAGATATTTTAAAAAATTCTATTAATACTTTAATGGAAGGTTCACCTGTTGATTTAAAGGAAATAAAAAGTTTTATTGAAAAACATGAAGAGGTTATAGAATTACATGATATACATATTTGGGAAATAACGCAAGATATGTATAATATGACTGCTCACGTAAAAATTGATAAAAACTCTTTTGATAAATATGAAAAGATATTACATGAAATAAACCATGATTTAAAAGAAAAATTTAAAATAGTACATACAACTTTTCAATTTGAATGGTAA
- a CDS encoding histidine phosphatase family protein has product MKELYIVRHAQKESMTNFSYDYDVTLTKKGKEDAKNLGIKLKKKNVMPDLIVSSPAIRARDTADIIAKEIGFDKSIMFNEVIYEAFLNELIESITYTFDTVNTLMIIGHNPALTALAITFGEFKEELQMGHAIKIEFNCDSWISIDKSNANFIELIKF; this is encoded by the coding sequence ATGAAAGAATTATATATTGTAAGACATGCCCAAAAAGAATCAATGACTAATTTTAGTTATGATTATGATGTTACATTAACTAAAAAAGGTAAAGAGGATGCAAAAAATCTTGGTATTAAATTAAAAAAGAAAAATGTTATGCCAGATTTAATAGTCTCAAGCCCAGCTATCAGAGCACGAGATACAGCAGACATAATAGCCAAAGAGATTGGTTTTGATAAAAGTATAATGTTCAATGAAGTTATCTATGAAGCATTTTTAAATGAATTAATTGAATCTATTACATATACTTTTGATACTGTAAATACTTTAATGATAATAGGACATAACCCAGCACTAACTGCATTAGCTATAACATTTGGAGAATTTAAAGAGGAACTTCAAATGGGACATGCAATAAAGATTGAATTTAATTGTGACTCTTGGATATCAATAGATAAATCAAATGCAAATTTTATTGAACTAATAAAATTTTAA